A part of Terriglobus roseus genomic DNA contains:
- a CDS encoding ATP-binding protein yields MGKALQTRVTAVVLALVTLLVCALGIANFLQEGSYDAPTDGVWWLESDGGLHAERVPLTSPAHRAGVREGDLLVAADGHKTLTVAPLEREMHRVGTYSRVTYSLVRGNAPLDVPVILEPTDHSRNQGLRLIAMAYLAIGMYVLLRRWTAPKAMHFYVFCLVSGVLYSFRYTGAFDTLDWICYWGALLAGTLQPAVFLHFAVSFGESAISLRRKALVVFLYLPGALIFSLQVVAIELWSATERLKHRLDQIGVGYLALYYVIAATVFFFRYRAADKPLERQQLKWLTRGTLLSVVPFTVLYAIPYLADADVPLGMARAAGFTLIFLPLTFAWAIVRYRLMDTDLIFKRGVTYTLATAALVGVYFGVVALTGELVHTRLPNLRVWGLMAGIIATALIFEPIKAAIQARVDRLFDRKRYDYRETLIEFSRGLSSQTDLTTLSRSVVERLSQTLLVSRVAVFVAADDGAGRTFTLAASHGMPDNVLADLPEELSHNSFLNFGLLSQEHIFFENPQLLPHLEPAEQRVASLLDLNYYLPCRVFGRNGHSNRPIAIIGLGRTQEGDFLSSEDMELLASLAGYIGIAIQNAQLFNRLEKQINEFERLKEFNENIVESIKVGIFTLDLQNCVESWNTEMEVLYALSRAEVIGKHVSEIFSPEFLDTFLAAANEPGTHHLSKVKLDLQTGESRTANISIAPLLTRDFVSVGSTVMMEDITDRTRLEGQLTQAEKLSSIGLLAAGVAHEVNTPLAVISSYAQMLQKHTRDDQRLAPVLEKITQQTFRASEIVNNLLNFSRTSSTVFASLDVNSVVRETLTLIDHQLRTAKVNVDIDLQIPLAKIYGSHGKLQQVILNLLLNAKDAMNEGGGGTIRVASFDDGRNVTLRIADTGSGIAPEHLHRIYDPFFTTKNAPRQGQHKGTGLGLSVSYGIVQEHQGRIHVDSKVGTGTTFTLEFPVENVGSSDETPLDTTRDTRTVNA; encoded by the coding sequence ATGGGCAAGGCGCTTCAAACCCGCGTGACCGCCGTAGTGTTGGCGCTCGTGACGCTGCTGGTCTGTGCCCTTGGCATCGCTAACTTCCTACAGGAAGGCTCCTACGACGCACCGACTGACGGCGTGTGGTGGCTGGAATCCGACGGCGGCCTACACGCCGAGCGCGTCCCCCTGACCTCTCCGGCACACCGTGCCGGTGTACGCGAAGGCGACCTCCTCGTCGCCGCCGATGGGCATAAGACTCTCACCGTCGCCCCGCTGGAACGGGAGATGCACCGCGTCGGAACCTATAGCCGCGTAACGTACTCCCTCGTGCGCGGCAACGCACCGCTAGACGTTCCCGTCATCCTGGAACCCACCGACCACAGCCGCAACCAAGGGCTGCGACTGATCGCCATGGCTTACCTCGCCATCGGCATGTACGTTCTACTGCGACGTTGGACCGCGCCCAAGGCGATGCACTTCTACGTCTTCTGTCTGGTGAGCGGTGTCCTATACAGCTTCCGCTACACGGGTGCTTTCGACACCTTGGACTGGATCTGCTACTGGGGCGCATTGCTGGCTGGCACGCTACAACCTGCCGTGTTCCTTCACTTCGCGGTCTCGTTCGGTGAAAGCGCAATCTCGCTGCGTCGCAAGGCGCTCGTCGTCTTCCTGTATCTTCCAGGCGCATTGATCTTCAGCCTTCAAGTCGTTGCCATTGAACTGTGGTCTGCAACGGAACGTCTGAAGCATCGACTGGATCAGATCGGTGTAGGCTATCTGGCTCTGTACTACGTCATCGCAGCGACTGTCTTCTTCTTCCGCTATCGCGCAGCGGATAAGCCGCTAGAGCGCCAACAGTTGAAGTGGCTCACGCGCGGAACTCTGCTCTCAGTGGTGCCATTCACCGTGCTGTACGCCATTCCGTATCTTGCCGATGCGGATGTGCCGTTGGGCATGGCACGCGCAGCCGGCTTCACCCTAATCTTCCTGCCATTGACCTTTGCATGGGCGATTGTCCGTTACCGACTGATGGATACGGACCTCATCTTCAAGCGTGGTGTGACCTACACGCTGGCAACGGCTGCATTGGTCGGCGTGTATTTCGGCGTCGTTGCTCTGACAGGTGAACTGGTACATACGCGGCTGCCCAACCTGCGGGTCTGGGGATTAATGGCTGGCATCATCGCCACCGCACTTATCTTCGAGCCCATTAAGGCAGCAATTCAGGCGCGCGTAGATCGTCTCTTTGATCGCAAACGCTATGACTATCGCGAGACGCTGATCGAGTTCAGCCGCGGCCTCTCGTCACAAACCGACCTTACAACGTTGTCACGCTCAGTCGTTGAACGTTTGTCTCAGACGCTTTTGGTGTCGCGTGTGGCTGTGTTCGTAGCCGCAGATGATGGTGCCGGACGCACATTCACGCTTGCAGCCTCGCATGGCATGCCAGACAATGTGCTGGCCGATCTCCCCGAAGAACTCTCGCATAACTCCTTCCTGAACTTCGGACTGTTATCGCAAGAACACATCTTCTTCGAGAACCCCCAGCTGTTACCCCATCTGGAACCGGCTGAACAACGCGTGGCTTCCCTGCTAGACCTGAACTACTACCTTCCTTGCCGTGTATTTGGACGCAATGGACACTCCAATCGCCCTATCGCGATCATTGGCCTCGGACGTACACAAGAAGGCGACTTCCTCTCGTCGGAAGACATGGAACTGCTCGCGTCACTCGCGGGTTACATCGGTATTGCCATCCAGAATGCGCAGCTCTTCAATCGTCTCGAGAAGCAGATCAACGAGTTCGAGCGCCTGAAGGAGTTCAATGAGAACATTGTTGAATCTATCAAGGTGGGCATCTTCACGCTCGATCTGCAGAACTGCGTAGAGAGCTGGAACACCGAGATGGAAGTGCTGTACGCACTATCGCGCGCTGAGGTGATCGGGAAGCACGTCTCGGAGATTTTCTCACCAGAGTTCCTTGATACATTCCTTGCGGCTGCGAATGAGCCCGGAACGCACCACTTGTCCAAGGTGAAGCTGGATCTGCAGACCGGTGAAAGCCGCACCGCGAATATCTCCATCGCACCGCTGCTCACACGCGACTTTGTCTCCGTCGGTTCTACGGTGATGATGGAAGACATCACTGATCGCACACGTCTCGAAGGCCAGTTAACGCAGGCTGAGAAGCTGTCTTCTATCGGCCTGTTGGCTGCGGGCGTTGCGCATGAAGTGAACACGCCTCTCGCAGTGATCTCGTCTTATGCGCAGATGCTGCAGAAGCACACGCGCGACGATCAGCGATTGGCTCCTGTGTTGGAGAAGATCACACAGCAGACCTTCCGCGCGAGTGAGATCGTCAATAACCTGCTGAACTTCTCACGTACCAGCTCTACGGTGTTTGCATCACTCGATGTGAACTCGGTCGTACGTGAGACGCTCACTCTGATCGATCACCAGCTACGCACGGCAAAGGTCAACGTAGATATTGACCTGCAGATTCCGCTGGCGAAGATCTATGGAAGTCATGGCAAACTCCAACAGGTGATCCTGAATTTGTTGTTGAATGCGAAGGATGCCATGAATGAAGGTGGTGGTGGCACCATCCGCGTTGCCAGCTTCGACGATGGTCGGAATGTCACCCTTCGTATTGCGGATACCGGTAGTGGCATTGCGCCGGAGCATCTGCACCGTATCTACGACCCGTTCTTCACCACCAAGAACGCGCCTCGGCAGGGCCAGCACAAGGGCACCGGGTTGGGGCTGTCCGTGTCCTACGGCATCGTACAGGAGCATCAGGGGCGGATCCATGTGGATAGCAAGGTCGGTACGGGGACGACGTTTACACTGGAGTTCCCGGTGGAGAACGTCGGCAGTTCCGACGAGACCCCTCTGGACACTACACGGGACACAAGGACAGTGAATGCCTGA
- a CDS encoding sigma-54-dependent transcriptional regulator — MPEAATLDTSNALGARILIIDDEAGIRDSLETLLTFEGFTVEMAPEGQSGLEMLSSNEYDLLLLDLSMPGESGIDLLPRIKRMRPELPVIMITAYGTVGNVVDALRAGADNFVQKPWDNEKLLADIRTAIAKQRSLQEVTQLRRTLKQRYSFDNIVGKSDVMAKLLDTVAQVAPAKTTVLIQGESGTGKELIAKAIHTASPRHDKPFVAINTGAVPTDLLESTLFGHVKGAFTSAIATKKGLFEAADGGTLFLDEIGTMPLDTQAKVLRALQERRFLPVGGTTEIAVDVRIVAATNVNLQTAVKEGRFREDLFYRLSVINLDLPPLRQRREDIPLLAAHFLKRYSDENGFELRTLAPDALRAMMDYEWPGNVRELENAMERGVVLSSTPTVTLEILPQQLSGTVYTAAALDTKADSSLFDIMEEIERRIISDRLERCNWNQTEAAEFLKIPLSTLNQKIKRLNVEIKKRKDRE; from the coding sequence ATGCCTGAGGCAGCAACACTCGATACTAGCAACGCCCTGGGCGCACGCATCCTCATCATCGACGACGAAGCCGGAATCCGCGACTCCCTGGAGACGCTGCTGACCTTTGAGGGCTTCACAGTAGAGATGGCTCCTGAAGGCCAGTCCGGCCTGGAGATGCTCTCCTCCAACGAGTACGATCTGCTGCTGCTGGACCTCTCGATGCCCGGTGAGAGCGGCATCGATCTGCTGCCTCGTATCAAGCGCATGCGGCCGGAGCTTCCGGTGATCATGATCACCGCTTATGGCACGGTCGGGAATGTGGTCGATGCTCTGCGCGCGGGCGCGGATAACTTCGTACAGAAGCCGTGGGATAACGAGAAGCTACTCGCCGACATCCGCACCGCCATTGCCAAGCAACGGTCACTACAGGAAGTCACACAGCTTCGCCGCACGCTCAAGCAGCGCTACTCCTTCGACAACATCGTGGGCAAGTCCGATGTGATGGCGAAGCTGCTGGACACGGTTGCGCAGGTGGCTCCGGCTAAGACCACCGTGTTGATCCAGGGTGAGAGTGGTACGGGCAAGGAGCTGATTGCCAAGGCCATTCACACCGCATCACCACGCCATGACAAGCCGTTCGTGGCCATCAATACTGGCGCGGTTCCAACGGACCTGCTGGAGTCCACGCTCTTTGGCCATGTGAAGGGTGCCTTCACGTCAGCCATCGCTACGAAGAAGGGCCTGTTCGAGGCTGCTGATGGCGGAACCCTGTTCCTGGACGAGATTGGCACCATGCCGCTTGATACGCAGGCGAAGGTGCTGCGTGCGTTGCAGGAGCGCCGCTTCCTTCCTGTGGGTGGAACGACGGAGATCGCCGTTGATGTCCGCATTGTGGCTGCGACGAACGTGAACCTGCAGACAGCAGTGAAGGAAGGACGCTTCCGCGAGGATCTGTTCTATCGCCTGTCTGTCATCAACCTGGATCTGCCGCCGCTGCGTCAGCGTCGTGAAGACATTCCGCTACTGGCAGCGCACTTCCTGAAGCGCTATAGCGACGAGAACGGCTTTGAGTTGCGTACGCTTGCTCCTGATGCTTTGCGCGCCATGATGGATTACGAGTGGCCCGGAAACGTGCGTGAGCTGGAGAACGCGATGGAGCGCGGTGTTGTTCTGTCGTCCACACCAACGGTCACGCTGGAGATTCTTCCGCAGCAGCTGAGTGGAACCGTTTACACCGCTGCTGCTCTGGACACGAAGGCAGATTCCAGTCTCTTCGACATCATGGAAGAGATTGAGCGCCGCATCATTTCGGATCGACTGGAACGTTGCAACTGGAACCAGACGGAAGCCGCGGAGTTCCTGAAGATTCCGCTCAGCACGCTGAACCAGAAGATCAAGCGCCTGAACGTGGAAATCAAGAAACGTAAGGACCGGGAGTAG
- a CDS encoding VOC family protein — protein sequence MALKRMDNVGIVVEDLDEAIAFFLELGLVLEGRTTIEGEWAGRVTGLVDQRVEIAMMRTPDGHSRIELSRLVTPAIVEDHRNAPVNALGYLRVMFAVDDLDDTLERLCMRGAQLVGEVVRYQNSYLLCYLRGPEGILIGLAQELN from the coding sequence ATGGCATTGAAGCGGATGGATAACGTTGGCATCGTCGTTGAAGACCTGGATGAGGCGATTGCGTTCTTTCTCGAACTAGGCCTTGTGTTGGAAGGACGAACAACGATTGAAGGCGAATGGGCAGGACGTGTCACGGGACTTGTTGATCAGCGTGTTGAGATTGCCATGATGCGCACGCCGGACGGGCATAGCCGCATTGAGCTCTCGCGCTTGGTTACGCCAGCGATTGTTGAAGATCATCGCAATGCGCCGGTGAATGCCTTGGGTTATCTTCGCGTGATGTTTGCCGTGGATGATCTTGATGACACGCTTGAGAGGCTTTGCATGCGCGGCGCGCAGCTTGTGGGTGAAGTGGTGCGTTATCAGAATTCGTATTTGCTCTGCTATCTCCGCGGCCCCGAGGGGATTCTGATTGGACTGGCGCAGGAACTCAACTAA
- a CDS encoding group III truncated hemoglobin → MEITEEQIGNLVEAFYAKVRIDPEIGPIFNAIVSDWPHHLSLLKDFWSTVLLTSGRYKGDPAMRHIGLGLDPEHFERWLTLFSETTKEIFPAETADWILSKAQRIGRNFQDAAAYVRGTNDPFASSTDS, encoded by the coding sequence GTGGAGATCACGGAAGAGCAAATCGGGAACCTGGTAGAGGCCTTCTACGCCAAGGTTCGAATCGATCCCGAGATTGGCCCTATCTTCAACGCCATCGTCTCTGATTGGCCGCATCATCTTTCCCTGTTGAAGGATTTCTGGTCAACGGTGTTGCTCACCAGTGGCAGGTACAAAGGCGACCCTGCAATGCGCCACATAGGACTTGGTCTTGACCCCGAACATTTTGAACGGTGGTTGACTCTCTTCTCCGAGACGACCAAGGAGATCTTCCCTGCGGAGACTGCGGATTGGATTCTCAGCAAAGCCCAAAGAATTGGCCGCAACTTCCAAGACGCTGCGGCGTATGTGAGAGGTACCAACGATCCATTTGCGTCATCAACCGACTCTTAG
- a CDS encoding GNAT family N-acetyltransferase, producing the protein MSSIASPEIKIRTATIDDAHTCGLICYDAFAAISAAHGFPCDLPGPEVGVGLLSMMFSAPGFYAVVAESDGRIVGSNVVAEHAVIYGVGPITIDPKVQNAGMGRKLMEAVLERAERNGAAGVRLVQAAYHNRSLSLYASLGFDVREPLACLQGQTRERSVAGCVVRAALPADEADCNALARRVHGFDREAELAHAIREGSARVVERGNRVTGYSTHLGFFGHSTAETNVDMQALLASVESFAGPGVLVPSRNSALLRWCLANGLRVVQTMTLMSTGFYNEPAGAWLPSIVF; encoded by the coding sequence ATGTCTTCCATTGCATCGCCTGAGATCAAGATTCGAACAGCCACCATTGACGACGCGCATACGTGTGGGCTGATTTGCTATGACGCCTTTGCTGCGATTAGTGCGGCTCACGGATTTCCCTGCGATCTGCCGGGACCAGAAGTTGGCGTTGGGCTGCTTTCCATGATGTTTTCTGCGCCGGGTTTCTATGCCGTGGTTGCAGAGAGCGACGGCCGCATTGTGGGTAGCAACGTTGTTGCAGAGCACGCTGTGATCTACGGTGTGGGTCCGATCACGATTGATCCGAAGGTGCAGAACGCTGGCATGGGTCGCAAGTTGATGGAGGCCGTGCTGGAGCGTGCGGAACGGAACGGCGCAGCAGGCGTGCGACTTGTGCAGGCTGCATATCACAATCGTTCATTGTCTCTGTATGCCTCGCTTGGTTTTGATGTGCGTGAACCACTTGCGTGTTTGCAAGGGCAGACTCGCGAACGAAGTGTTGCTGGATGTGTTGTGCGAGCGGCGCTTCCTGCAGACGAGGCAGACTGCAATGCACTGGCACGGCGCGTGCATGGATTTGATCGTGAAGCGGAGTTGGCACATGCGATTCGAGAAGGATCTGCGCGCGTGGTGGAACGTGGGAATCGTGTGACTGGATACTCGACTCACCTTGGTTTCTTTGGACATTCGACGGCGGAGACGAATGTTGATATGCAGGCGTTGCTTGCTTCTGTGGAGTCGTTTGCGGGGCCGGGAGTGCTCGTGCCTTCACGCAACAGTGCGTTATTGCGATGGTGTCTTGCGAATGGGTTGCGTGTGGTTCAAACGATGACGTTGATGAGTACCGGGTTTTATAACGAGCCCGCTGGCGCGTGGCTTCCATCGATCGTCTTCTGA